In Methylomonas sp. ZR1, one DNA window encodes the following:
- a CDS encoding glycosyltransferase family protein, which produces MNHNKPRLLLYCQHSLGMGHWVRAMTLANALSREFRVTFLNGGRAPDHQTTAGDLDMLNLPPLGMGEDHQLYSQDERYSVKEALAMRRQLILDTYALLRPEVVLIELFPFGRKKLAGELLPLLKAARRDKQDRPLVLCSLRDIMVNARKDQSRHDDRARWITDRYFDGLLVHADPRFARLEDSFKSRHPLQTPLLYTGFVAPGRVPAAIKLPRRGVLVSAGGGMVGAPLFQAAIQAHAINWKADKLPMTIVAGPFLPEADWQELSAQAQGMEGLTLLRSVPAMQPLLEAHSLSVSQCGYNTVMDILESGTPALVVPFLRGQEDEQIQRAQKLAELGLVEMLHPSESTGQRLAERIRQLRDFLPNPSGLNLAGADHTVRLIQELLAGKNNSLAESQPKECAHAC; this is translated from the coding sequence ATGAACCACAACAAACCGCGCTTATTGCTGTATTGCCAGCATTCACTGGGTATGGGCCATTGGGTCCGAGCCATGACTTTGGCCAATGCCTTGAGCCGCGAATTTCGGGTGACGTTTCTGAACGGCGGTCGCGCTCCCGATCATCAGACAACTGCTGGCGACCTGGATATGTTGAATCTGCCGCCTCTGGGCATGGGCGAGGATCATCAGTTGTATAGTCAGGATGAGCGTTACAGCGTTAAGGAAGCACTGGCGATGCGCCGGCAATTGATACTCGATACCTATGCCTTACTCAGGCCGGAAGTGGTATTGATCGAGCTGTTCCCGTTCGGCCGCAAGAAATTGGCCGGCGAGTTGCTGCCGCTGTTAAAGGCTGCGCGCCGGGATAAGCAGGACCGGCCGCTGGTGTTGTGCAGTCTGCGCGACATCATGGTCAACGCCCGCAAGGATCAGAGCCGCCACGACGACCGCGCGCGCTGGATCACCGACCGCTATTTCGACGGCCTGTTGGTGCACGCCGATCCCAGGTTTGCCCGTTTGGAAGACAGTTTTAAGTCGCGACATCCCTTGCAAACCCCGCTGCTGTACACCGGTTTTGTCGCTCCCGGTCGCGTGCCGGCCGCGATCAAACTGCCACGGCGCGGCGTGTTGGTGTCGGCCGGTGGCGGCATGGTCGGCGCACCGTTGTTTCAAGCGGCGATTCAGGCTCATGCTATCAATTGGAAGGCTGACAAATTACCGATGACCATCGTCGCCGGGCCGTTTTTGCCGGAAGCGGATTGGCAGGAACTATCGGCGCAAGCCCAAGGTATGGAGGGTCTGACCCTGTTGCGCTCGGTGCCGGCGATGCAGCCTTTGTTGGAGGCGCACAGCCTGTCGGTGAGTCAATGCGGTTACAACACGGTGATGGATATTCTGGAGTCGGGCACGCCCGCTTTAGTCGTGCCGTTCTTGCGCGGCCAGGAAGACGAGCAGATTCAAAGGGCGCAAAAGTTAGCCGAACTGGGCTTGGTCGAAATGCTGCATCCAAGCGAATCGACCGGCCAACGCTTGGCCGAGCGGATTAGGCAGCTGCGGGATTTTTTGCCTAATCCTTCCGGCCTGAATCTGGCTGGCGCCGACCATACCGTGCGACTGATTCAAGAATTGCTGGCCGGCAAAAACAATTCGCTTGCCGAGTCGCAGCCGAAGGAGTGCGCCCATGCCTGCTGA
- a CDS encoding phosphotransferase family protein, with amino-acid sequence MTNPLAQFAPLLDGDLMAAALQQHLPECRAGDWQVTGCEIQHPRYKTYRAAENRERSLLSLVYHLRGRHPAKMTAEQRILYARAYLGNRSQQAYTEAQANGERAIHLAALGMVGWRFPDDPAMPWLADLMDSRQIAELGQLPISAIEIVNYRPEIRCTARYRFAASETEPARVVYGKTYADERGREVYTNLQALQLQSAAAFVMPEALAYDADSHTLWLEGLQGQMLTELDFTAGVAEKIPTLAHALAAFHQVTPPPLPVVTSQQQLKEWHKKADKLSHAYPAVQPALTGLLNELRQDCPEFEVLGLIHGDFHIDQLLVLPNGRLALFDYDELALGDPLQDLANFAADLYNYPYPLATIDQLVQQLFTGYAAANHNQIDPQRFVWHLRGQLLTRAYRCFIQQKPEVPQRVADFMALALRPWPLAD; translated from the coding sequence ATGACTAACCCCTTGGCGCAATTTGCCCCTCTACTGGACGGCGATCTGATGGCCGCTGCGCTGCAGCAGCATTTGCCCGAGTGCCGGGCGGGCGACTGGCAAGTGACCGGCTGCGAGATTCAGCATCCGCGTTACAAGACTTATCGGGCTGCTGAAAACCGCGAGCGCTCGCTTTTATCACTGGTTTACCATCTGCGCGGCCGGCATCCAGCGAAAATGACCGCCGAGCAGCGCATACTCTACGCCCGCGCTTACTTGGGCAACCGCAGCCAGCAGGCCTACACCGAAGCGCAAGCCAACGGCGAGCGGGCGATACATCTGGCCGCGCTGGGCATGGTTGGCTGGCGCTTTCCTGACGATCCGGCAATGCCTTGGTTGGCGGATTTGATGGACAGTCGGCAGATTGCCGAGTTAGGACAACTGCCAATATCGGCTATCGAGATCGTCAATTATCGGCCGGAAATTCGCTGTACGGCTCGTTACCGATTCGCTGCTAGCGAAACCGAGCCGGCGCGGGTGGTTTATGGCAAAACGTATGCCGATGAACGAGGTCGGGAGGTCTATACCAACCTGCAGGCGCTGCAACTTCAATCGGCCGCCGCCTTTGTCATGCCTGAAGCCTTGGCTTACGACGCCGATAGCCACACTTTGTGGTTAGAAGGCTTGCAGGGCCAAATGCTTACCGAGTTGGATTTTACAGCCGGTGTCGCAGAGAAAATCCCGACCTTAGCTCATGCACTTGCCGCTTTTCACCAAGTCACACCTCCGCCTCTGCCGGTCGTTACCTCGCAGCAACAGCTAAAAGAGTGGCACAAGAAAGCCGATAAATTGAGCCACGCCTATCCAGCCGTCCAGCCGGCTCTGACTGGGTTACTCAACGAATTACGCCAAGATTGCCCCGAGTTTGAAGTGTTAGGTTTGATCCACGGCGATTTTCACATCGATCAATTACTGGTGTTGCCGAACGGCCGATTGGCGCTGTTCGATTACGACGAGTTGGCATTGGGCGACCCATTGCAGGATTTGGCCAATTTTGCGGCGGATTTATACAACTATCCCTACCCGCTTGCCACGATAGACCAGCTCGTTCAGCAACTGTTTACGGGCTATGCAGCCGCCAACCACAACCAAATCGACCCGCAACGCTTTGTCTGGCATCTGCGTGGCCAGTTATTGACCCGCGCTTACCGTTGCTTCATCCAGCAAAAACCCGAGGTGCCGCAACGGGTTGCCGATTTTATGGCGCTGGCTTTGCGTCCCTGGCCGCTGGCCGACTGA
- a CDS encoding aminoglycoside phosphotransferase family protein codes for MNQDPQFPQMPTALNPTLMGPLLNWLLDDADNPASGCGWQIGEKRYKPGKSLLVGYRWTGQSDNPHTRFATGRLCSPAEVNREFERELAKRPDLAKGALTLLQHPAMLVWAFPYDRKLRQLPTLLDHAAMAIRLQAPDLLGMPLESLQSEVLHYLAECSCMIRYSVQTAESAQPRPVYAKNYADDAGRETFAVMRQLNGSFNWGAEALAFDADTLTLWQDHLPGQALTWAALQADMDGALADKMAQCVAELHACHIDTPRCYTQSDVVQGLLDTPTLAEQVRPEWAGRIARSVNSLLAQAPRQTPSELATLHHDLKLNNFLYDGQRLGLIDMDCVCLGDPLLDLASLIANIYLNGIRDAASIESIHPLVNRLVLSYQRHRRQTLNLADLRWQVAAALIHEVVRRSLRQLDETRLKQIKRYLELSDMYAGRCGQAAGVDDVLI; via the coding sequence ATGAATCAAGACCCGCAATTTCCGCAGATGCCGACGGCATTGAATCCGACCTTGATGGGCCCTTTGCTAAATTGGCTGCTGGACGATGCGGATAATCCAGCGTCCGGATGCGGCTGGCAGATCGGCGAAAAACGCTACAAACCGGGGAAGAGCCTGTTGGTGGGTTATCGGTGGACTGGACAATCTGACAATCCGCACACCCGCTTTGCCACCGGGCGGCTATGCTCGCCGGCCGAGGTCAATCGGGAATTTGAACGGGAACTCGCCAAACGCCCGGACTTGGCGAAAGGCGCGCTGACGCTATTACAACACCCGGCCATGCTGGTGTGGGCGTTTCCGTATGATCGCAAACTGCGCCAGCTGCCCACGCTGCTGGACCACGCGGCGATGGCGATCCGCCTGCAAGCACCCGACCTGCTTGGCATGCCTCTAGAAAGTTTGCAATCCGAAGTGTTGCATTATCTTGCCGAATGTTCCTGCATGATTCGTTACAGCGTGCAAACTGCCGAATCAGCGCAGCCGCGGCCGGTGTATGCCAAAAATTATGCCGATGACGCGGGCCGGGAAACCTTTGCCGTCATGCGCCAACTTAACGGGTCATTTAACTGGGGTGCCGAGGCGTTGGCTTTTGACGCGGACACGCTGACGCTTTGGCAAGACCATCTGCCCGGTCAGGCTTTGACGTGGGCGGCGTTGCAGGCAGACATGGATGGGGCGCTGGCCGATAAGATGGCACAGTGCGTGGCGGAGTTGCACGCCTGCCATATCGATACGCCAAGATGTTACACGCAAAGCGATGTGGTGCAGGGTTTGTTGGATACGCCAACGCTGGCCGAGCAAGTTCGCCCGGAATGGGCCGGTCGAATTGCCCGCTCGGTAAACAGTTTGTTGGCGCAGGCGCCGCGTCAAACGCCATCTGAGCTGGCGACGCTGCACCACGACTTGAAACTGAATAACTTTTTATATGACGGTCAGCGCTTGGGCTTGATCGATATGGACTGCGTATGCCTCGGCGATCCCCTGCTGGATCTGGCCAGCCTGATCGCCAATATTTATTTAAACGGCATCCGCGATGCGGCCTCGATTGAATCCATCCATCCACTGGTCAATCGCTTGGTATTGAGTTACCAACGTCACCGTCGGCAGACGCTGAATTTGGCGGATTTACGTTGGCAGGTTGCCGCCGCGTTGATACACGAAGTGGTGCGCCGCAGTTTGCGTCAATTGGACGAAACACGCCTCAAACAAATTAAACGCTATCTGGAACTGAGCGATATGTACGCGGGGCGCTGTGGGCAGGCTGCTGGGGTGGACGATGTACTCATCTGA
- a CDS encoding alginate export family protein — MSSKPFKITIIKSALLAGGALLSQSVFADASLQQAGASTKRADNAFRQDNGDTVRKEPLRINPGDKRPADQFKVDVFGHPLTIGGAYELEPRYVEDRRLDPRRDDDVANVYQDLKLELFYQWSKSLSFFVQSDVYYDPEVYTESGLDQYEAGIKLTQAWLFVHQLLDSGFSLQLGRQRIADKRQWWWNDELDAARLYFGENTLFAELAIAKELGSKQSDQDFIDPVSDRVVRLMGDMVWQWDPKQNLSLFFLSQFDNSDNQRPGDLIRANRKDSSDGDLNWFGGRAMGKFKIEHVGKIGYWLDSALVFGEETTQTFTDINSNFSRVRAQTPRHVAAWGMDAGITWYSNLFLEPYLTVGYAYGSGDTNPNDGTDSAYRQSGIHNNKIKLSGSQRFRYYGELFRPELSNLNIMTAALGFPISEQSSIDLLYHHYEQATPSSVIRDSRIRATPNGRSGTLGDEFDLVLSLDEWKHLQVQFAGSVFMAGPAFGALEGNNSFQLDLTFKYSF, encoded by the coding sequence ATGAGCTCCAAACCCTTCAAAATAACAATAATTAAGTCGGCCCTGCTGGCCGGCGGCGCCTTGCTCAGCCAGTCTGTGTTTGCCGACGCGAGTCTCCAACAAGCAGGGGCTTCCACAAAACGCGCAGACAACGCCTTCCGCCAGGATAACGGCGATACCGTCAGAAAAGAGCCGCTACGTATCAACCCCGGCGACAAACGGCCGGCTGACCAGTTCAAGGTCGATGTGTTCGGCCATCCGCTGACCATTGGCGGTGCTTACGAACTGGAACCACGCTACGTGGAAGACCGACGGCTGGACCCGCGTCGCGATGACGACGTGGCCAATGTTTACCAAGATTTAAAGCTGGAGTTGTTTTACCAGTGGTCGAAATCGCTATCGTTTTTTGTGCAGTCCGATGTGTATTACGATCCGGAGGTTTACACCGAAAGCGGTCTCGACCAATACGAGGCCGGCATCAAACTAACTCAGGCTTGGCTGTTCGTTCACCAACTCCTGGATTCGGGGTTTAGTCTGCAATTGGGCCGGCAACGTATTGCCGACAAGCGCCAGTGGTGGTGGAACGACGAACTGGACGCGGCGCGGCTTTATTTTGGCGAAAACACGCTGTTTGCCGAGTTGGCGATTGCCAAGGAGCTGGGCTCCAAGCAGTCGGATCAGGATTTCATCGATCCGGTCAGCGACAGGGTGGTGCGGCTGATGGGCGACATGGTTTGGCAATGGGACCCGAAGCAAAATTTATCCTTGTTTTTTCTCAGCCAGTTCGACAATTCGGACAATCAACGCCCTGGCGACTTGATCCGCGCCAATCGTAAAGACAGCAGCGACGGCGATTTAAATTGGTTCGGTGGCCGGGCGATGGGCAAATTCAAAATCGAACATGTCGGTAAAATCGGCTATTGGCTGGATTCAGCGTTGGTATTCGGTGAAGAGACCACCCAGACCTTTACCGATATCAACAGCAATTTCTCAAGGGTCAGAGCGCAAACGCCGCGGCATGTCGCAGCCTGGGGTATGGACGCCGGCATCACTTGGTACAGTAACTTGTTCCTGGAACCTTATCTGACCGTGGGCTATGCCTACGGCTCCGGCGACACCAATCCCAACGACGGTACCGATAGTGCTTATCGGCAATCCGGAATCCATAACAACAAGATTAAATTATCCGGCAGCCAGCGCTTTCGTTATTACGGTGAGTTATTTCGGCCGGAATTATCGAATTTGAACATCATGACTGCGGCGCTGGGCTTTCCGATCTCCGAGCAAAGCTCTATCGATTTGCTTTACCACCACTACGAACAGGCCACGCCGTCGTCGGTGATTCGCGATTCGCGAATTCGCGCCACGCCCAACGGCCGCAGCGGCACGCTGGGCGACGAGTTCGATTTGGTATTGTCCCTGGACGAATGGAAACATTTGCAGGTGCAATTTGCCGGTTCTGTCTTCATGGCCGGTCCGGCTTTTGGCGCGTTGGAAGGCAATAATTCCTTTCAGCTCGATTTGACCTTCAAATACAGCTTTTAG
- a CDS encoding ABC transporter ATP-binding protein, whose amino-acid sequence MTDPTQSNSRFRQIVWAHLRRVRGSIVAAIVCIIGSTLTSLIVPWPLKLIFDHVLLNHPLPDHLAAAQPLLHGGSEQALWILCGSMVLIALCKGVFSYYQLFLTSRIGYLLVYTLRSELFDHLQRLSLAFHSSTPSGELLNKLTSDTNTLKDVYADSALTFTTHVLTVLGMFAIMFSLSVKLSLIVLASFPLLCLAIVLIYRRVKRSARKQRHNEGRLASRVSELLNAVPLVQTYGMEDVERERFDVESSQSMTESVRTARIEAGATRMIEIISAIGTGIVVLFGCLQVFDGVLTPGDVLVFSSYIAQMYQPIRQITRLSTRFSKASVSIERISEILDTEPDIQDPPDAIVPSGLRGEIEFRQVSFGYPTGKPILRDVSFHIQPGERVALVGASGAGKSTIARLLIRLYDPQQGVVRIDSIEVDRYQRAGLRREIGVVLQDSILFGTSIRENIGYGSPDATIEDIEAAARLVHADEFIRNLPDSYDTVLGESGGNLSGGQKQRLCLARALLRQSSILILDEPTSAVDAQSQALIRDAIDQLHGGKTVLMIAHQFHTIRHFDRILVLKQGVIVEQGSHEALMQMGGHYHELYKLQHGLRAA is encoded by the coding sequence ATGACCGACCCCACTCAATCGAACAGCCGCTTCAGACAAATCGTGTGGGCGCATCTGCGCCGGGTCCGCGGCAGTATCGTCGCGGCGATTGTCTGCATTATCGGTTCCACCCTGACCAGCCTGATCGTGCCGTGGCCGCTGAAGCTGATTTTCGATCATGTGTTGCTGAATCATCCCTTGCCGGACCATCTGGCCGCCGCGCAACCGCTGTTGCACGGCGGCAGCGAACAAGCGTTGTGGATACTCTGCGGCAGCATGGTGCTGATTGCCCTGTGCAAAGGCGTGTTTTCCTATTACCAATTGTTTCTGACCTCGCGTATCGGCTATTTGCTGGTCTACACCTTGCGCAGCGAATTGTTCGACCATTTGCAACGCCTGTCGCTGGCCTTTCACAGCAGTACGCCGTCCGGCGAGTTGCTGAACAAGCTCACCAGCGATACCAATACCTTGAAGGACGTCTACGCCGACTCGGCTTTGACCTTTACTACCCACGTGCTGACCGTGTTAGGCATGTTCGCGATCATGTTCAGCCTGAGCGTTAAACTGAGTTTGATCGTGCTGGCCAGTTTTCCGCTGCTGTGTCTGGCTATCGTGCTGATTTATCGCCGGGTCAAGCGCTCGGCGCGCAAGCAACGCCATAATGAAGGCCGCTTGGCGTCGCGGGTCAGCGAACTGTTGAACGCGGTGCCGCTGGTGCAAACCTACGGCATGGAAGATGTCGAGCGCGAGCGCTTTGATGTGGAAAGCAGCCAATCGATGACCGAAAGCGTGCGTACCGCGCGCATCGAGGCCGGGGCGACACGGATGATCGAAATCATCAGCGCCATCGGCACCGGTATCGTGGTGCTATTTGGCTGTTTGCAAGTGTTCGACGGGGTGCTGACGCCGGGCGATGTGCTGGTGTTCAGCTCGTACATCGCCCAAATGTATCAACCGATTCGGCAAATCACCCGCTTGTCGACGCGATTTTCCAAGGCCAGCGTCAGCATCGAGCGCATCAGCGAAATTCTGGATACCGAGCCGGACATTCAGGACCCACCGGATGCCATAGTGCCCAGCGGCTTGCGCGGCGAAATCGAATTTCGTCAGGTTTCCTTCGGCTATCCGACCGGCAAACCCATCCTGCGGGATGTTTCGTTTCATATTCAACCGGGCGAACGGGTGGCGTTGGTTGGCGCTTCCGGGGCCGGCAAATCGACGATTGCCCGCTTGCTGATCCGTCTTTACGATCCACAACAGGGCGTTGTGCGCATCGACAGCATTGAAGTTGATCGTTATCAACGCGCCGGCTTACGCCGGGAAATCGGCGTGGTGTTGCAGGATTCGATACTGTTCGGCACTAGCATTCGCGAGAACATCGGCTACGGCAGCCCGGATGCCACGATTGAAGACATCGAAGCCGCCGCGCGTCTGGTGCATGCCGACGAATTCATCCGCAATCTGCCGGACAGTTACGACACGGTGTTGGGCGAAAGCGGCGGCAATCTGTCCGGCGGCCAAAAACAACGCTTGTGTCTGGCACGGGCCTTGTTGCGCCAATCCTCGATTCTGATTCTGGACGAGCCCACCTCGGCAGTCGATGCCCAATCCCAGGCCTTGATCCGCGATGCCATCGACCAACTGCACGGTGGCAAAACCGTGCTGATGATCGCTCATCAATTTCACACCATCCGCCATTTCGACCGGATTTTAGTGTTGAAGCAAGGCGTGATTGTCGAGCAAGGCAGCCATGAAGCTTTGATGCAGATGGGCGGCCATTATCACGAACTGTATAAACTCCAACACGGGTTGCGTGCTGCATGA
- a CDS encoding histidine phosphatase family protein, translating into MYSSDQPRRIYLARHGQSELNLQQRISGQADAKLSAKGMQQAEALADVLKQETLNTIYSSSLTRAIQTATPTAAMHDLPLKTLDGLREIGLGILEGRHVDERDPEASRLWAAREQDKHGFSVPGCEAYADFSARVLSTLQAILAGGGEAMLIVAHRNTNEIILNQLLGADFAGVAEINVKNKYLYAIDLRSNTEVMTIRLGGEQHGRRYAGLRT; encoded by the coding sequence ATGTACTCATCTGATCAGCCACGGCGGATTTATCTGGCCCGTCACGGCCAAAGCGAATTAAATCTGCAACAACGGATTTCCGGTCAGGCTGATGCGAAACTATCCGCCAAAGGCATGCAGCAAGCTGAAGCCTTGGCGGACGTGCTGAAACAGGAAACTTTGAACACGATATACAGCAGCAGCCTGACCCGCGCCATACAAACCGCCACACCCACCGCTGCCATGCATGACTTGCCCCTCAAGACTTTGGACGGTTTGCGGGAAATTGGTTTGGGTATTCTGGAAGGCCGGCATGTTGACGAGCGCGACCCGGAGGCCAGCCGGTTATGGGCGGCGCGGGAACAAGATAAACACGGCTTCAGCGTACCCGGTTGTGAAGCGTATGCGGATTTTAGCGCGCGGGTGCTGAGCACTCTGCAAGCCATATTGGCCGGCGGCGGAGAGGCGATGTTGATCGTCGCCCATCGCAACACCAACGAAATCATCTTGAATCAGTTGTTGGGCGCCGATTTTGCCGGCGTAGCCGAGATCAACGTCAAAAACAAATACCTATACGCCATCGATTTACGCAGCAACACGGAAGTGATGACGATACGCTTGGGCGGGGAACAGCATGGCCGGCGCTATGCGGGGTTGCGCACATGA
- a CDS encoding alginate lyase family protein, whose translation MMKPEYTVMDTLARSGNPGPGKPALLIPPFDAWSPAEVLAHFRQRGVDNYFPLKSGKAKHVASAAPILDNQFTLNNETHRLSSGFDWLHNPSADLEWLILLHKFYYARDLALAYDYSGDERYAEKWVALVGSWIKQVPDGFVNSQVTGRRLQQWLLAYHYFVPNRNCRAISAEFLQAFLHSIQSQAVFLSRNLTPEGNHRTIELSAIFTVAILFPELGASADLLAFAQRELLANLRQDFLADGVQKELSTDYHHTVLKNFLRVRELADLNGMTLPEPFDAVIEKALEFSIYAHKPDGWLPAINDGDVNSYLSLLGKAEHYYPSEALRYVLSQGKQGQPPAQRSRLFADSGYCILRSDWAERPHADGRYLFFDCGDLGFGSHGHYDLLSFEMAAFGRSLIVDPGRFTYHEHQSDDVNWRYAFKGTAAHNTVMIDGKDQMAYQCHEPVGPQPHAGVIRFESNQGFDFVHGRALSPRYEVDYQRSIFFAENEYWIVSDLLSGGASHSYQQYFHLPPPSLAPIQLLNSQQGQGICLPNLIIAQVPRIEVAMRIESGWFSPEYGVKHAAPVLCFSQEGDGTRWFQTVLYPYRDDAPDIRIDSLPVSQSQHLATPMQAMALSITLKTADTVYRDCFFVSHINKPAEYRFADIVCRARLLFVRRNPLGEIVSLQADAAESLSIAGRTLLDSLDKPVVLNYRQSPTNPAPSAAWECAA comes from the coding sequence ATGATGAAACCCGAATATACCGTGATGGATACATTGGCTCGGTCAGGCAACCCCGGTCCCGGTAAGCCGGCGTTATTGATTCCGCCTTTCGATGCGTGGTCACCCGCCGAGGTGCTGGCGCATTTTCGCCAGCGCGGCGTCGACAACTACTTTCCGCTCAAATCCGGAAAAGCCAAACATGTCGCCAGCGCGGCGCCGATTCTCGACAACCAATTTACCCTGAATAACGAAACCCACCGCTTAAGCAGCGGATTCGATTGGTTGCATAATCCCAGCGCCGATCTGGAATGGTTGATTCTGCTGCACAAGTTTTATTACGCCCGCGATCTGGCCTTGGCTTACGACTACAGCGGCGACGAACGTTATGCCGAAAAATGGGTAGCATTGGTCGGTTCCTGGATCAAGCAAGTGCCGGACGGGTTTGTGAACAGCCAGGTGACTGGCCGCCGCTTGCAGCAATGGCTGCTGGCTTACCATTACTTCGTGCCTAATCGAAACTGCCGAGCAATAAGCGCCGAATTTTTGCAGGCTTTTTTGCATTCGATACAGTCACAGGCGGTCTTTCTCAGCCGCAATCTAACCCCGGAAGGCAATCACCGCACCATCGAGCTGTCAGCGATTTTCACGGTTGCGATTTTATTTCCGGAGCTCGGCGCCTCGGCAGACTTGCTGGCCTTTGCCCAACGCGAACTGCTGGCCAATCTGCGCCAAGATTTCCTGGCCGACGGCGTGCAAAAAGAGCTGTCCACCGACTATCACCATACGGTGTTGAAGAACTTTCTGCGGGTTCGCGAACTAGCCGATTTAAACGGCATGACCTTGCCCGAGCCATTTGATGCCGTCATCGAAAAAGCCCTGGAATTTTCAATTTACGCCCACAAACCCGACGGCTGGCTACCGGCCATCAACGACGGCGACGTCAACAGCTACTTGTCTCTGTTGGGTAAAGCCGAACACTATTATCCCAGCGAGGCGTTGCGCTATGTGCTTAGCCAAGGTAAGCAAGGCCAGCCGCCGGCGCAACGCTCGCGGCTGTTTGCCGACAGCGGTTACTGTATTTTGCGTAGCGACTGGGCCGAACGGCCTCATGCCGACGGCCGTTACCTGTTTTTCGATTGCGGCGATTTGGGTTTTGGCAGCCACGGCCATTACGACTTATTAAGTTTTGAAATGGCCGCTTTCGGCCGTTCCTTGATAGTCGATCCGGGCCGGTTTACCTATCACGAACACCAAAGCGACGATGTCAATTGGCGGTATGCGTTTAAAGGCACGGCCGCACACAACACGGTCATGATCGATGGCAAAGATCAAATGGCCTACCAATGCCATGAGCCGGTCGGCCCGCAACCCCACGCCGGGGTAATCCGTTTTGAATCGAATCAAGGCTTTGATTTTGTGCATGGCCGCGCACTCAGCCCGCGTTACGAAGTCGATTATCAGCGCAGCATCTTCTTTGCCGAAAACGAGTATTGGATTGTCAGCGATCTGTTAAGCGGCGGCGCCAGCCATAGCTACCAACAATATTTTCATTTGCCGCCGCCATCTCTAGCGCCAATCCAGCTGCTGAACAGTCAGCAAGGCCAGGGCATTTGCCTGCCTAACCTAATAATCGCGCAGGTGCCGCGTATCGAGGTGGCGATGCGCATTGAATCCGGCTGGTTTTCGCCGGAGTATGGCGTCAAACACGCCGCGCCGGTGCTGTGTTTCAGCCAAGAGGGCGACGGTACCCGTTGGTTTCAAACCGTGCTTTATCCCTATCGGGATGACGCGCCAGACATCCGGATCGACAGCTTGCCGGTCAGTCAGTCGCAGCATCTGGCAACGCCAATGCAGGCCATGGCTTTGAGTATTACCTTAAAGACCGCCGACACCGTTTATCGCGACTGTTTTTTTGTTAGCCATATCAATAAGCCTGCGGAATACCGCTTTGCGGATATTGTCTGCCGGGCGCGGCTGTTGTTCGTACGTCGCAATCCGCTGGGGGAGATCGTCAGCTTGCAAGCCGATGCCGCCGAAAGTCTGAGCATTGCCGGCCGCACGCTATTAGACAGCCTCGACAAACCGGTTGTATTGAATTATCGGCAAAGCCCGACCAATCCAGCACCATCAGCAGCTTGGGAGTGCGCGGCATGA